A stretch of the Bdellovibrio sp. 22V genome encodes the following:
- the cysK gene encoding cysteine synthase A: MKIYSDITKTIGQTPLVEMQRIGKNLPGKLLLKLEFFNPLGSVKDRIGLAMVEDAELTGKLKPGMQIIEPTSGNTGIALAFVAAAKGYPLTLVMPETMSAERRTLLLLLGAKIILTPGPLGMKGAIAKAMELIDKTGNAWMPAQFDNKANPEIHKETTALEIWRDTDGKVDMVISGVGTSGTITGVGQVLKAKNPKIKMIAVEPTESPVLSGGKPGPHKIQGLGAGFVPSVMDRSVVDGVEQVSSEESMKVAREVIKTEGIPVGISSGAAIAAGLRQASREENRGKNIVVIIPSYTERYLSTLLAEQERQEAQALQVATVDEAYLNRVK; the protein is encoded by the coding sequence ATGAAAATATATTCTGATATCACAAAGACAATTGGTCAAACCCCCTTGGTGGAAATGCAAAGGATCGGCAAGAATTTGCCAGGAAAACTTCTTTTGAAGTTGGAATTTTTTAATCCTCTTGGTTCTGTGAAAGACCGCATCGGCCTTGCGATGGTGGAAGACGCAGAGCTTACTGGAAAATTGAAGCCAGGAATGCAGATCATCGAACCCACAAGCGGCAACACCGGCATTGCTTTAGCTTTCGTCGCGGCGGCCAAAGGTTATCCTTTAACTCTCGTGATGCCAGAGACGATGTCAGCAGAACGCAGAACGCTGTTGCTTCTTTTGGGAGCGAAAATTATTTTGACTCCGGGGCCTCTTGGAATGAAAGGGGCCATTGCGAAGGCGATGGAGTTGATCGATAAAACAGGCAACGCTTGGATGCCGGCGCAATTCGATAATAAAGCAAATCCCGAGATTCACAAAGAAACCACTGCTCTTGAAATCTGGAGAGACACTGACGGTAAAGTCGACATGGTGATCAGTGGCGTAGGAACTTCTGGGACAATCACCGGTGTTGGCCAGGTTTTGAAAGCGAAAAATCCGAAGATCAAAATGATCGCAGTCGAGCCTACAGAAAGCCCTGTGCTTTCGGGCGGCAAACCCGGCCCGCATAAAATTCAAGGACTCGGCGCGGGCTTTGTGCCTTCGGTGATGGATCGCTCCGTCGTTGATGGCGTGGAGCAAGTTTCTTCCGAAGAATCCATGAAGGTGGCGCGCGAAGTGATCAAGACAGAAGGAATTCCCGTGGGAATTTCGTCGGGTGCTGCGATTGCCGCAGGTCTTCGTCAGGCATCGCGCGAAGAAAATCGCGGAAAAAACATTGTTGTTATTATTCCAAGTTATACAGAACGCTATCTTTCAACTTTGCTTGCAGAGCAAGAGCGACAAGAAGCGCAAGCTTTGCAAGTTGCAACCGTTGATGAGGCGTACTTGAATCGAGTGAAGTAA
- a CDS encoding PPC domain-containing DNA-binding protein: MSTQPYTSSVTTHCFRLRPGQDLKKELLYYCQMHHLHAACVISSVGSLTKAHIRLSGGKDVVEFQGPFEIISLNGTLSAEGIHLHVSLSNFEGDVIGGHLMDGCEIYTTAEIVLLENVDLSFTREMDGHTGYKELIVKQR; encoded by the coding sequence ATGTCGACCCAACCTTATACTAGCTCTGTCACTACTCACTGTTTCCGTTTGAGACCCGGCCAAGACCTCAAAAAAGAGCTTCTCTATTATTGCCAAATGCATCATCTGCATGCGGCCTGCGTAATTTCCAGTGTCGGGAGCCTCACGAAGGCACACATTCGCTTGAGTGGTGGCAAAGACGTCGTGGAGTTTCAGGGGCCCTTTGAAATCATCTCGCTCAATGGAACCTTGAGCGCTGAAGGAATTCATTTGCATGTTTCTTTGTCGAACTTTGAAGGCGATGTGATTGGCGGGCACTTGATGGATGGATGTGAAATCTACACGACCGCGGAGATTGTGTTACTTGAAAACGTAGACCTGTCTTTCACGCGCGAGATGGACGGACATACGGGGTATAAGGAGCTGATCGTTAAGCAGCGATAG
- a CDS encoding BrnT family toxin, whose amino-acid sequence MLKTIVIRGSFEWDLEKEEVNVRKHGVDFSLARFVFRDPNRIFIFDELHSQYESRYFCIGKVGEDILTVRFKVIHKRIRIYGAGRWRKWKRFYEKEISKKKI is encoded by the coding sequence ATGCTAAAAACAATAGTAATAAGAGGATCTTTTGAATGGGATCTCGAAAAAGAAGAAGTTAATGTGCGTAAGCACGGTGTTGATTTTTCGTTAGCAAGATTCGTATTCAGGGATCCCAATAGAATATTTATTTTTGATGAACTCCACAGCCAATACGAGTCTAGATACTTTTGTATAGGCAAAGTCGGAGAAGACATTTTGACGGTGCGATTTAAAGTCATCCATAAAAGAATTAGAATATATGGTGCTGGTCGCTGGAGAAAATGGAAGAGATTTTATGAAAAAGAAATCAGCAAAAAGAAGATCTAA
- a CDS encoding glycosyltransferase family 4 protein: protein MPKKILQICLSSSWGGLEMVAFETAEKLNSSEYRCVTFAPANSPLAQRLLKNGLPVIETSSRRKSSWANVQKLRSLIIEEKIESILVQHLGDLFLLRLAMWGFHSPRVIGFSHTFVGVSKRDFYHRWLYRLLNKLIALTPSHAQNLREHIAIDPEKIVVIPNSVDTEKFSPNKRSEKIRHEFDPSGKCCLIGLVGRLDKAKGQKLLIEAAALLKKDHEVFDFKIILVGAETLNEPGILKNLEAFTKELSLEKNVIFTGHREDVPDIMASLDVVVMASDAETFGRVIIEAMASGSAIVATDAGGVIDIVKHENTGLLFKPRDSRGLAKALYTLSTDTVIRNKLAKTGYEQALKTYSNHIVLKKLNALF, encoded by the coding sequence ATGCCGAAAAAAATTCTGCAAATCTGCCTTTCATCTTCATGGGGCGGCCTGGAAATGGTCGCCTTTGAGACTGCGGAGAAATTGAACTCTTCGGAGTACCGTTGTGTTACTTTCGCACCGGCAAATTCACCTCTGGCGCAACGCCTTTTAAAAAATGGTCTTCCTGTCATCGAAACTTCTTCGCGCCGCAAATCCTCATGGGCCAACGTTCAGAAATTGCGCTCTTTGATCATCGAAGAAAAGATTGAAAGCATTTTGGTTCAGCATCTTGGAGACTTGTTTTTGCTACGTTTAGCAATGTGGGGCTTCCATTCTCCCCGTGTAATTGGTTTTTCTCATACGTTTGTTGGAGTCTCCAAAAGAGACTTCTATCATCGCTGGCTCTATCGTTTACTGAACAAACTGATTGCACTCACGCCATCCCATGCACAAAATCTGCGGGAACATATCGCCATCGACCCAGAAAAAATCGTGGTTATTCCTAATTCTGTAGACACAGAGAAATTCTCTCCGAACAAGCGCAGTGAAAAAATCCGTCATGAGTTCGATCCTTCGGGAAAATGCTGTTTGATTGGACTCGTTGGGAGATTAGATAAAGCGAAGGGGCAAAAGCTTCTTATTGAAGCGGCGGCGCTTTTGAAAAAAGACCATGAAGTTTTTGATTTTAAAATCATTCTTGTAGGAGCGGAGACTTTAAATGAACCCGGCATTTTAAAAAATCTTGAAGCATTTACTAAAGAGTTGAGTCTTGAAAAGAATGTAATCTTCACGGGCCATCGTGAAGATGTTCCAGATATCATGGCCTCTTTGGATGTCGTTGTGATGGCGTCAGATGCGGAGACCTTTGGGCGCGTGATTATTGAAGCGATGGCAAGTGGAAGTGCCATTGTCGCTACTGACGCTGGCGGCGTTATCGACATAGTTAAACACGAAAATACAGGCCTTCTTTTTAAACCTAGAGACAGCCGAGGTCTCGCAAAAGCTCTTTACACCTTGAGCACGGATACAGTTATAAGAAACAAGCTTGCAAAGACCGGTTACGAACAAGCGTTAAAAACGTATTCCAATCATATAGTGTTAAAAAAACTAAACGCGCTCTTCTAA
- a CDS encoding nucleoside-diphosphate sugar epimerase/dehydratase, which translates to MLFCDVLLLPLALYSAIALRFGTFYPEVSSYYWLFIVLPFLTVPIFIRVGLYRAVIRYMDDKIIATVFYGVTLSVFMLTAAVVMGRVEGIPRSSIVIYWIIAIAYIASSRFMARGVLRTLESRSDRRQKVAIYGAGRSGLQTALALLSSPEFVPVAFFDDNKELQGTNVAGIRVYDPKDALQVMAERECHQLLIAMPSATRSRRREVIQKFEGKDIVLKTLPGMGELVDGRVRIEDIREVGVEDLLGRDPVPPYQDLIASCILNKMVLVTGAGGSIGAELCRQIAQNSPEALILFERSEYALYKIEQDLKRHHPCLKVYPILGDVLNREHVLNVIRTYKIGTVYHAAAYKHVPLVEANVIAGLKNNVFGTWSCVSASIEAGVENFVLISTDKAVRPTNVMGATKRLAELVLQAISTAGSGKTRVTMVRFGNVLGSSGSVVPLFREQIRAGGPVTVTHPDVTRYFMTIPEAAQLVLQAGAMGTGGDVFVLDMGEPVKIVDLAKKMIELSGLEVRDPKTGSGDISIEFVGLRPGEKLYEELLIGENVERTHHPRIRRAVENMIEEHILFPKLEELKRSCEVGDSVHVRNILRDLVKEYQPAQDLEERV; encoded by the coding sequence ATGCTTTTTTGTGATGTTTTGCTTCTTCCCTTGGCATTGTATTCTGCGATTGCATTGAGATTCGGCACTTTTTATCCTGAAGTTTCATCTTACTATTGGCTTTTCATCGTTCTTCCGTTTCTGACTGTTCCAATTTTTATTCGTGTCGGACTTTATCGTGCTGTTATTCGTTATATGGACGATAAAATTATCGCGACCGTTTTCTACGGAGTCACGCTATCGGTATTTATGCTGACAGCGGCTGTGGTCATGGGACGCGTGGAAGGTATTCCGCGCTCTTCGATTGTCATATACTGGATCATCGCCATCGCCTACATCGCTTCGAGCCGTTTTATGGCAAGAGGAGTATTAAGAACTTTGGAGAGTAGATCCGATCGACGTCAGAAGGTCGCTATCTATGGTGCGGGACGTTCAGGATTGCAAACGGCATTGGCTTTGTTATCGAGTCCAGAGTTTGTGCCCGTAGCTTTCTTTGATGATAATAAAGAACTACAAGGCACGAACGTGGCGGGAATCCGCGTTTACGATCCTAAAGATGCATTGCAGGTTATGGCCGAACGTGAATGCCATCAGCTTCTCATTGCGATGCCATCGGCTACGCGGTCTCGTCGTCGCGAAGTCATTCAAAAGTTTGAAGGCAAAGACATTGTTCTTAAAACCCTTCCTGGTATGGGTGAGCTTGTTGATGGGCGAGTGCGTATTGAGGACATCCGTGAAGTCGGAGTCGAGGATCTTCTGGGGCGCGATCCAGTTCCGCCTTATCAAGACTTAATTGCGAGTTGCATACTCAACAAAATGGTTCTGGTGACTGGGGCTGGGGGATCCATCGGAGCAGAGTTATGTCGTCAAATAGCGCAAAACTCGCCCGAAGCGCTCATTCTTTTTGAGCGAAGTGAATATGCTCTCTATAAGATTGAACAAGACCTAAAAAGACATCATCCATGTCTAAAAGTTTACCCCATTCTCGGCGACGTACTAAATCGTGAACACGTTCTGAATGTAATTCGTACGTACAAGATCGGTACTGTATATCACGCGGCCGCCTACAAGCATGTGCCCCTTGTTGAAGCCAATGTTATTGCTGGATTAAAAAACAATGTTTTCGGTACTTGGAGTTGTGTTTCCGCTAGTATTGAAGCCGGAGTCGAAAACTTTGTTTTAATTTCGACGGATAAAGCTGTGCGACCTACAAACGTCATGGGGGCGACAAAAAGACTGGCTGAGCTTGTCTTGCAAGCCATCTCAACGGCAGGCTCGGGAAAAACGCGTGTGACGATGGTTCGTTTCGGAAACGTTTTGGGATCTTCTGGCTCGGTAGTCCCTTTGTTTAGGGAACAAATCCGGGCAGGAGGCCCTGTAACGGTGACCCATCCGGATGTCACTCGCTATTTTATGACTATCCCAGAGGCGGCACAGCTTGTTTTGCAAGCAGGGGCGATGGGAACGGGGGGAGACGTATTTGTCTTAGATATGGGGGAACCCGTTAAAATCGTAGACCTCGCTAAAAAGATGATTGAGTTGAGCGGTTTGGAAGTGCGTGATCCAAAAACAGGCTCCGGTGATATTTCTATTGAGTTTGTTGGATTAAGACCTGGTGAAAAGCTTTATGAAGAGCTTCTTATCGGAGAAAATGTGGAGCGGACTCACCATCCGCGAATTCGCAGAGCCGTTGAAAACATGATCGAGGAGCACATATTGTTCCCAAAACTAGAGGAGCTGAAGCGCTCTTGCGAGGTTGGGGACTCGGTTCATGTCAGAAATATCTTAAGAGATTTGGTTAAAGAATACCAACCGGCGCAAGATTTAGAAGAGCGCGTTTAG
- a CDS encoding acetyltransferase — protein MKKQILVVGAGGHSKVVTEIVNMSSEWEIVAYLDEQPKADLFLGKPVFTSLESLKFHFPAVRFAFVAIGQNNIRKLWHESLEKNDYNLPWLKHPTAEVSASAQIGSGTLIAAKSFVGPDAKVGRGVIVNTAAILDHDSSIGDFSHLSQGAIACGGAQISAEVLIGPGCILEKMAVASATTPANDVVTAQ, from the coding sequence ATGAAAAAACAGATTCTTGTCGTCGGAGCTGGCGGTCATTCTAAAGTCGTTACAGAAATCGTTAACATGTCTTCAGAGTGGGAGATTGTCGCATATCTCGACGAGCAACCTAAAGCCGACCTTTTTCTCGGAAAGCCGGTGTTTACATCTCTAGAAAGCCTGAAATTCCACTTCCCTGCCGTACGCTTCGCATTTGTGGCCATAGGACAGAATAACATCCGAAAATTGTGGCACGAAAGTCTTGAAAAAAATGACTACAATTTGCCTTGGCTCAAGCATCCTACAGCAGAGGTTTCCGCCTCTGCGCAGATAGGCTCTGGCACTCTCATAGCTGCAAAATCTTTTGTAGGTCCTGATGCCAAAGTCGGCCGCGGAGTTATTGTCAATACGGCAGCGATTCTTGATCATGACTCCTCAATCGGAGATTTCTCACATCTTAGTCAGGGCGCCATCGCTTGTGGAGGAGCGCAGATTAGCGCAGAAGTTTTGATCGGGCCCGGCTGCATTCTGGAAAAGATGGCCGTAGCATCAGCAACAACGCCTGCAAATGACGTTGTGACAGCGCAATAG
- a CDS encoding sugar transferase encodes MSKRILDLLLCFIAFLFLGIPLILVFIAVRLTSKGPALHWSKRIGQNNEIFLMPKFRSMRVNTPQVATHLLTDPSQYLTPIGGFIRKTSLDELPQLLSVLKGDMSFVGPRPALFNQDDLRDLRTQYGVQKLKPGITGWAQVNGRDELPIPVKVEFDKYYLEHCSIGLDIKILFLTVLKVLKRDGVSH; translated from the coding sequence ATGAGCAAACGTATTCTCGATCTACTTTTATGTTTTATTGCCTTTTTATTTTTAGGCATCCCTCTAATTCTCGTTTTCATTGCCGTAAGGCTGACATCCAAAGGCCCCGCGCTTCACTGGTCCAAACGCATCGGTCAGAACAACGAAATTTTTCTGATGCCTAAGTTTAGATCCATGCGCGTGAACACTCCGCAAGTGGCTACCCACCTTCTGACGGATCCGAGCCAGTACCTCACGCCCATCGGCGGATTCATCCGCAAAACAAGTTTGGATGAACTTCCGCAGCTACTCTCGGTCCTCAAAGGTGATATGAGTTTTGTCGGGCCACGCCCGGCACTCTTTAATCAAGACGATTTACGCGATCTTCGCACTCAATATGGGGTTCAAAAACTCAAGCCTGGAATTACTGGCTGGGCGCAAGTTAACGGGCGAGACGAACTGCCTATTCCTGTGAAGGTGGAGTTCGACAAGTATTATCTTGAACACTGCTCTATTGGTCTCGATATAAAAATTCTTTTTCTTACAGTTCTAAAAGTTCTAAAACGTGATGGCGTTAGCCACTAG
- a CDS encoding NAD-dependent epimerase/dehydratase family protein, translating to MKKKVLLTGATGFVGSNFLKRHGNDFDITCLDLRKVALESTSFAGCDSLVHCAALVHQMQGAPEQEYFKVNYELTKALAEKAKQEGVKHFIFISTAHVYGDSGSLTDHQTRLTEETVCHPHDPYGRSKLAAEEFLLTVQSNDFTVSIIRPPMVYGKGAKGNIVSLAKLIKLCPLLPLDYTKNRRSIVFVGNLCHFIALTVEKKAPGILLPQDAEAVSISTLVKEIAGAMDRKVVLFSVPSFLLTLIFKASKKLSLRLFGSLAMDSSASNKKLGYTAKYSTREGLRELVT from the coding sequence ATGAAGAAAAAAGTTCTCCTTACGGGAGCCACAGGTTTTGTTGGAAGTAATTTTTTAAAACGTCATGGGAATGATTTCGACATCACTTGTTTGGATCTTCGCAAAGTTGCCTTAGAGTCGACTTCCTTTGCAGGATGTGACAGTCTGGTTCACTGTGCAGCCTTGGTTCATCAAATGCAAGGCGCTCCCGAGCAAGAGTACTTTAAGGTCAACTATGAATTGACAAAAGCTCTTGCAGAAAAAGCAAAACAAGAAGGCGTAAAACATTTTATCTTTATTAGCACAGCGCACGTTTATGGCGACTCTGGAAGCCTCACAGATCATCAAACACGGCTTACTGAAGAGACCGTCTGTCACCCGCATGATCCTTATGGACGAAGCAAATTAGCGGCGGAGGAATTCCTGTTAACGGTGCAATCCAATGACTTCACGGTGTCGATTATTCGTCCTCCGATGGTCTACGGCAAAGGTGCCAAAGGCAATATCGTAAGCTTGGCAAAACTTATTAAACTCTGCCCTCTTCTGCCTTTGGACTATACGAAGAATAGAAGAAGTATCGTTTTCGTCGGGAATCTCTGTCACTTCATCGCTTTGACTGTCGAAAAGAAGGCACCTGGAATACTTCTACCACAGGATGCTGAGGCCGTTTCGATCAGCACGCTCGTTAAGGAGATTGCAGGAGCCATGGATAGAAAAGTCGTTCTTTTTTCCGTCCCCAGCTTTTTATTAACTCTGATTTTCAAAGCCTCAAAAAAACTCTCTCTACGGCTTTTCGGTTCACTTGCCATGGACAGTAGCGCTAGCAATAAGAAGTTAGGATACACGGCGAAGTATTCAACAAGAGAAGGACTGAGAGAGCTTGTTACTTAG
- a CDS encoding glycosyltransferase family 4 protein, with the protein MAQKLVPGFKMKVLVVSQYFMPETFIINELVEEMEKLGHEVAVLTGKPNYPDGAIFKGYQVSGVQTEKFGKDIDIYRVPLRPRGRGGAKNLALNYLSFAFFASVLGPWILRKRKFDVIFVFAPSPITATIPAIVLKFFKRSTLALWVLDLWPESLVVTKFVKNRIILKAVEVMVRIIYRCCDLILAQSERFIAPIKSLAGGTEVLYYPNSFKRVANREMLALPDEAEKVLRENFCVVFAGNIGKAQSVETIVDAAKYLKDIKDLKLVLVGSGSMLSWVQDMKKEHRLDNLECLGRFDISYIPTIYAKSKVLMLTLNSDEILQYTLPWKTQSYMAAGKPIVGAIDGEGARIILESQCGLVGPAEDGKTLAENIRQMHAMAPEKLQAMGTSGFNYFEKNFEMVAQVKRLLGIFSERAK; encoded by the coding sequence TTGGCGCAAAAGCTAGTTCCAGGTTTTAAGATGAAGGTTTTAGTTGTTAGTCAGTATTTTATGCCGGAAACCTTCATTATCAACGAGCTCGTTGAGGAGATGGAGAAGTTGGGTCATGAAGTTGCCGTTCTCACGGGAAAACCTAACTATCCGGATGGCGCCATCTTTAAAGGTTATCAAGTTTCCGGTGTTCAAACTGAAAAGTTCGGGAAAGATATAGATATCTATCGTGTCCCTCTTCGTCCCCGTGGACGTGGAGGAGCGAAAAATCTTGCTCTTAATTATTTGTCCTTTGCTTTCTTTGCATCGGTTCTTGGTCCTTGGATTCTGAGAAAACGAAAATTCGATGTTATTTTTGTATTCGCACCATCTCCGATTACAGCAACAATTCCTGCAATTGTGCTTAAGTTTTTTAAAAGGTCTACTCTGGCTTTATGGGTGTTGGATCTGTGGCCTGAAAGCCTCGTCGTCACGAAATTTGTAAAAAACCGCATCATTCTAAAAGCAGTTGAAGTGATGGTTCGGATTATCTACCGATGTTGTGATCTGATCTTGGCGCAGTCAGAGCGTTTTATTGCGCCTATTAAAAGTCTCGCAGGCGGAACTGAAGTCCTTTATTATCCTAATTCATTTAAGAGAGTTGCAAATCGCGAAATGTTGGCGCTTCCGGATGAAGCGGAGAAAGTTCTTCGTGAGAACTTCTGTGTCGTGTTTGCCGGAAACATCGGCAAGGCTCAGTCTGTGGAGACTATTGTCGATGCAGCAAAATATTTAAAAGATATCAAAGATCTCAAACTTGTCCTGGTGGGGAGCGGAAGTATGCTTTCCTGGGTGCAAGATATGAAGAAAGAGCACCGTCTCGATAATCTAGAATGTTTGGGACGTTTCGATATTAGTTACATTCCAACGATCTACGCTAAATCCAAAGTGCTCATGCTGACTCTAAACTCGGACGAAATATTGCAATACACCTTGCCATGGAAAACGCAGTCGTACATGGCCGCAGGAAAGCCCATCGTTGGCGCCATCGACGGTGAAGGTGCGCGGATTATTCTCGAATCTCAATGTGGTCTTGTAGGGCCTGCCGAGGACGGAAAGACGCTGGCAGAGAATATACGTCAAATGCATGCGATGGCTCCGGAGAAGCTACAGGCGATGGGAACTTCTGGATTTAACTATTTTGAAAAAAATTTCGAAATGGTTGCGCAAGTCAAAAGACTCTTGGGCATTTTTTCAGAGAGAGCTAAGTAA
- the wecB gene encoding UDP-N-acetylglucosamine 2-epimerase (non-hydrolyzing) codes for MKKMKVMTVLGTRPEIIRLSRVLAKLDEFCDHTLVHTGQNYDYELNEIFFQDLGVRKPDHFLNAVGESATDTIGNIIKLVDKVMDQVQPEALLVLGDTNSCLSVIAAKRRKIPIFHMEAGNRCFDQRVPEETNRRIVDHTADINLTYSTIAREYLLREGLPPDRVIKTGSPMFEVLNHYQSKIASSDVLQRLGLTKGQYFLVSAHREENIESDVNFDKLVKALNSVAEHFNLPVVVSTHPRTQNRINKRGSVFHANVRLMKPLGFSDYNNLQLNARAVLSDSGTITEESSVLNFPALNIREAHERPEGFEEAAVMMVGLETERVLQALEVLSKQPSGAERLLRLVGDYSMPNVSDKVVRIILSYTDYVNRVVWRKS; via the coding sequence GTGAAGAAAATGAAAGTAATGACAGTATTAGGCACAAGACCGGAGATCATTCGCTTGTCCCGCGTCTTGGCGAAGCTTGATGAATTTTGTGATCACACTCTTGTCCATACCGGCCAAAATTACGACTACGAGCTGAATGAAATCTTCTTCCAAGACTTGGGCGTTCGTAAGCCTGATCATTTTTTAAATGCTGTCGGCGAATCCGCGACCGACACGATTGGGAACATCATAAAGCTTGTAGATAAGGTGATGGACCAAGTTCAACCGGAAGCTTTACTGGTTCTTGGTGATACGAATAGCTGTCTAAGTGTTATCGCTGCAAAAAGAAGAAAGATTCCAATCTTTCATATGGAGGCGGGTAACAGATGCTTTGATCAGCGCGTTCCGGAAGAAACTAACAGACGAATTGTAGACCATACGGCTGATATCAACCTTACTTACAGCACCATTGCCAGGGAATACCTTCTAAGAGAGGGTTTGCCTCCAGACCGTGTGATTAAAACGGGCAGTCCGATGTTTGAGGTGTTGAATCACTATCAAAGCAAGATTGCATCGTCAGATGTTTTACAGCGTCTGGGCTTAACAAAAGGACAGTATTTTTTAGTTAGCGCGCATCGTGAAGAGAACATCGAATCTGACGTGAATTTCGATAAGCTCGTCAAAGCGCTAAACTCCGTGGCCGAGCATTTCAACCTCCCTGTGGTTGTATCTACTCACCCTCGAACACAAAATCGCATTAATAAAAGAGGAAGTGTTTTTCACGCGAATGTTCGCTTAATGAAGCCATTAGGGTTTTCTGATTACAACAATTTGCAACTGAACGCTCGAGCGGTTCTTTCTGATAGCGGAACAATCACCGAAGAGTCTTCAGTTTTGAATTTCCCGGCTTTAAATATTCGTGAAGCCCATGAAAGACCCGAGGGATTTGAAGAAGCTGCGGTTATGATGGTGGGACTTGAGACGGAACGAGTGCTTCAAGCATTGGAGGTGTTGAGCAAACAGCCTTCCGGCGCAGAAAGATTGTTGCGATTGGTAGGTGACTACTCAATGCCGAATGTTTCGGACAAAGTGGTCAGAATTATTCTTAGTTATACAGACTATGTTAATCGTGTTGTTTGGCGCAAAAGCTAG
- a CDS encoding NAD-dependent epimerase/dehydratase family protein, whose protein sequence is MKVLVTGSQGFLGKNLIVRLRELKKFDILEFHRGVAESELATLVHNADFIFHLAGVNRPLDVKEFSEGNATLTQKICDLVAHSGNKTPIVYTSSIQAEKNNDYGVSKKQAEDFLFALQKQAPVYIYRLPNIFGKWSKPNYNSAVATFCYNIANDLPITIHDEQAVVNLVYVDDVVSEFISVLEDSFSENPPPQGYRQVAPVFTVKVGELAERIRAFKSSRHTLVTEHVGVGLDRALHATYLSFLKPEQFSYSVPRYADQRGVFVEMLKTKESGQFSFFTAGPGITRGGHYHHTKTEKFLILRGKGRYRFRHIVTKEFYELDVDASESKIVETIPGWSHDITNIGSDELVVMLWANEIFDRQKPDTIGHEV, encoded by the coding sequence ATGAAAGTGTTGGTGACGGGCTCCCAGGGATTTCTTGGCAAAAACCTTATCGTGAGACTGCGAGAGTTAAAGAAATTCGACATCCTCGAGTTTCATCGTGGTGTAGCCGAGAGTGAGTTGGCAACGCTTGTTCATAATGCAGATTTCATTTTTCATTTAGCCGGTGTGAATCGACCTCTTGATGTTAAAGAGTTCTCTGAAGGCAATGCGACGCTAACACAAAAGATCTGTGACTTGGTTGCTCACTCAGGCAATAAAACACCCATCGTCTACACATCCTCAATTCAGGCGGAAAAGAATAACGACTACGGCGTTAGTAAAAAACAAGCTGAGGATTTTTTATTTGCTTTGCAAAAGCAAGCTCCGGTTTATATCTACAGACTTCCGAATATTTTCGGCAAGTGGAGCAAGCCTAATTACAACTCGGCGGTCGCGACATTTTGCTACAATATTGCTAATGACCTACCGATCACAATTCACGATGAACAAGCCGTAGTGAACCTGGTTTATGTCGATGATGTCGTGTCAGAATTCATTTCGGTTCTTGAGGATTCTTTTTCTGAAAATCCTCCACCGCAAGGTTACCGTCAGGTGGCGCCCGTGTTTACGGTAAAGGTGGGAGAGTTGGCGGAAAGAATCAGAGCTTTCAAGAGCAGCCGCCACACGCTCGTTACCGAGCATGTCGGAGTCGGACTTGATAGAGCTTTGCATGCCACCTACCTGAGCTTTCTAAAGCCTGAGCAGTTTTCCTATAGTGTTCCGCGGTACGCCGATCAACGGGGTGTGTTTGTTGAGATGCTGAAAACCAAAGAGTCAGGTCAGTTCTCTTTCTTTACTGCGGGGCCAGGCATCACAAGAGGTGGGCATTATCACCACACTAAAACGGAAAAGTTTTTGATCTTAAGAGGCAAAGGTCGCTATCGCTTTCGTCATATTGTGACAAAAGAATTTTACGAACTTGATGTCGATGCATCCGAGTCGAAAATTGTAGAAACGATTCCAGGGTGGTCGCACGACATTACAAATATCGGTTCTGACGAGCTTGTCGTGATGTTATGGGCGAACGAGATCTTTGATAGGCAAAAACCCGATACCATCGGGCATGAGGTTTAG